agaaactcTAAAGGCCTCTAATCATTGTGCACAGCAGTAAAAATGACATATGCTGTAATAAGGATCAATAATGGATGTGTTTTTAGTGGAGATGACACatcaatcatgatgtttgaGTGATGGTTCTGTAGATTTATGATCTATGGCCCCCAACCTGAGGATGTGGCCCCTGCAAGGAGTTGCATGATAAATCTAAGGTGTCACCAGATGATTGattagaaaaaagaagaaaaacaatcggcaaaaacacaaaatgttgctttaattttCTGGCTTTTCTTAAAAAATCTTTGCTTGATATAGTCGAGATGTTTATTAAAAGGAAACGGCCTGAAATTAAATTTACCATCCTCTAGATATTCATATTCAAGAAACTGAATCGTGGTATTTTAGTTAACCCGGTTGTAATCTGCTTTCACTTGCTCACGTCCACCCTCAGCTATCaatccatccacccacacagCCAGAGGTTGAGAGGGGGCTCCAGCTGCCACCCCCCACCCAGGATCCCCCTGAGACCCAGCACCAAACCCAGCTCCAGCCTGAGGTACAGCTGTCAGAGTCCGGCCCCGAGCACCAGCCCCAGGCAGTGTCACTGTGGATGAAACATCGaaggctgctcctcctcttgtGGGAAGTTTCCATATCTGCGGCCTTGTTGGGATTAATCTACTATATCCACCAGAATCAAAATAGGAGCAGTGATCAGCCAAGCACTGGTAGGCCTCCAGAGAAAGTGGACTCCCTAAAATTCAGAACTCATTACTTATTATTTTATCTAACTCTTCTCCCACTCTTACCCACAGTGACTCCATGTCTCTCCCCGGCCTGTCAGTGGGCCTCGGCTCAACTGTCCACGTCCGCTGATCCTTTCAAGGAGCCGTGCGACTACTTCTTGTTCACATGTGGATCTGACAGAATCACGCAAGACAGTCGGGGGAGACATAGAGGACAGGGCCTTCCTGGACATCCTCAGAACCAGAATGGGAAGTCGGCGTGGCCAGAGAGGAAAGGGGAAAGGtcactgagagaggagaaggtgaTGGACAGGAAAACCATGCTGCTGCAGTATCTCAGGGAGATTTTGGGTAGGAGTCTGCAGCTAAGAAAATGCCCTCTAGTTTTGAACACTCTGCACTATAGGGAGTGTGTTACATGTCActgaattgtgtttgttttacagaatcGAACGACACAGCCGGCAGTTCAGCTGTGCAGAAGACCAAAAGGTTCTTCCATTCCTGTTTGGACACAAGATCTATAGAGACTGCTGGCGTGGAGCCCTTCCTCACACTCATCCAGAAAGTATGAGTCTCATTTCCCCTTTatatgcaaaacattttacaaatctgaagCAGATACATTTTgtgttacacctcctcactgtgctacACACTTCATGACCATCACCTCAATACACATTGGACTTTTATTATGTTGCTagtgatgaaaatgatattgcagtgattattgatattgttttattgcccagctctAGCCATCATGCTGTTCAACTTCTGAGGAGACACTCTTCAGTttggaaaaacatgtttgaaaaatgtctgGACTAAAATAACTCCCCTGGAAAAAGcatttgttgctgtttgtctCAGATGGCCGACGCATTGTTTGTGAGAGACATGTGTTATTACgttgttttttctatttctatattcaaatatttcctTCTCAATCTCTATTTCTCTGTGCAGCTGGGAGGTTGGGCAGTATCAGGCCAGTGGAATAAGACTGACTTCAACTCCACCCTGAGCCTGCTGATGAGAGACTACGCCACCTTTCCATTCTTCAACCTCTACGTGGGCAAAGACCCTGAAGAAATGGCCCATGGGCGGAACAAAAGATACATACAGGCCAGTATCTTTTAGGATAGTTTATGATGCTGGTGGGAGTAGTGTTTGTGTCGTTACTGAACTAAAgtctcctcttcatcaacaGATCGATCAGCCTGATCTGCTGATCCCGACTGAATGGAACAGCAAGACGCAGACATCTCAAACTAAAGCTCAGGTTGTGTTTCggtgtttgttgttcttttccTGTTATCATGTGCTTGGCAAAACTGTGTTTTGATGCTGGCAAGATAATCTTTCTAAACTTCTGTGTCAATAAAACTCCTGAAtttgaatttagaaaaaaaaaagagaaagaacaaaagagagagagagagagagggagggggagggagggagaagtaGTGACTCTATTCGTCCATCCCACTACTAATACAATCCTTTATCAATTAAAATTGATTCTAATAAGTTTTATTGGCATGACACTCACATGTGTGGCCAAAGCATAAATACAAAATCGAAGATTTTAGTAAACAGTAAAGATATCTTAATACATGTAATCAAGCTGTAACTAGAATAGAGTACTTATCTCCAACAATGCCCAACAGTTCTCTTCACTttattcaagctgcaccaaatttcacacactcataaatatcagatcacTTAATGTGTCTCGTattttacatcaagatccataaatcatTCCTTGGGAAATTGGCAAAATGTTGAACAATCTTACAATGTcaaaaagagagtgaaaaaaatgtTGGATTTGAAAAAGTAgtaggttcttccctgacccgtatcacatccttccactaagtttcgtggaaatccatgACATCgttcttgctcacaaacaaccTTCTTGGCGGAGGTGTAACCAATAAACAAATGGTGGCACTAAGTTAATCGTGTTACAATACATATTTACAGATTTCTGTCCGTGTCGTCCTCCTGCCTCTTTTCACGCAGACAGTACGTCCCTTCATGGCAACATGGTTGCGGTACCTGGCTCTGTTGGGGGCCCCTCCCAACAGCGACATGATGCATGTGGGCATGTtcatgtctctctcctctgagctCGCTGTAAGGGCGACGCCTCTGCAGTATCGCCTCTCAAAAGGACAGCTCCACCAGCGCATGTCCATCAAAGAGCTGCAGGTAGTGGAGGAGAAGGCCTCGTCTCTTTAAATGCTTACGTCTATAATCACTGTGATGACATTTCTTCATATAAATGCTCCCACAGATTCAGGCGCCTGCCATTGATTGGTTGGGCTGCCTGCGGGCCGCTTTCCATCCACTGCCCCTCATCGAAGACGACCACGTCCTTCTGCACAACTTGCCCTACGTGGTGCACATGTCCCCCATCATTGGGAAATGGCTGAACAATTATGAGACGAGCAACAGGTGGGCTAGTACTGTGTGTGACGTGAAACAACACATGAGCAAACATGCATAGAGGCGTTCCCCATTGACCCTTTGCTGCTTGGTTTGATTCCACTCAGTGCCCCCCTGCAAACGTACATGGTCCTGAATCTGCTGCACACGCTGATGCCTGCGATGGACTCCAGATTCGCTGAGAGAGTGAAGAATGTATCTGTGGGTAACGCTGATGGGGTGAGTCAACACAATGAGCAATAACGTTTTACCGAAGAGAAAAACCCGATGAGATCCCTGAATTGATTTGTGTGAGTCACGTCTTCTTTGTGGAACTGCTCACCAGACAGCTCCTCGCTGGAGACGCTGTGTGCTGGAGACAGAGCGAGGGTTTGACTCGGTCCTCACTCACCTCCTCAGTGAGAGGACGGCGCACAGAGAGGTGACGAGGGACAGGATTCAATTCAGTCCTAAATAATAAGAGTCATAAGgctgataaaatatatattaaagatattttttattgttcCACAGGCAGAGGAGATGATTGAGAATATCTTTTCCTCCTTCAAGTCCAAATTACATAAACTCAAGGGGACGAATCAGAAGTCTCTGCAGTCTGTTATGACGAAGGTGACATGTGAAGCAAGAATTGATACCATGTATATATACTGCACTctgtaaatatttgaatatcGGTTATCTGTCTTCTTCCAGGTTCAATCCTTGATTCCAAGACTCTGGATTACAAGTGAGATCTCTGGAGACGCTGAGCTTGACCTGCTTTTTTCTACGGTAAATAATTAGTtcaagaatattttttttatttctatcaaGGATTTAGATCCATCAGTGGCTAACAGCAGTATAGAAATGGTCAATGGGCCTTTAGAGGTAGTTGAACTCTGGATTCCACCTATTTTAAAGATCACGGGCCTCATTTATAATAGCGTACAAATCTTTCAGACCCCAGTTTGTCGGCATGTgtacttttagtatgaatcctacacTCTTTTCTAAATGAGGCCCTGGCCTTTAATGACCTCCGCCatggaagttatgttttcaccccaatccatccttttgttttttagttggttggttggaatGTTGGTCCATAGGATTACAAACTACAGAACCGatttgaatatgttttaataGGGGGTTTGACTTTAATTTCCTCTCACTCAACAACCTGTGTGTCTCCAGGTGTCGGTGAGCACTCCCAGCTTCTTCTCCAACTATGTCCAACTTCTGTCCTTGTTGCAAAAGAGGCGCAGACAACTCTTGTCTGAGCCGAGCGAGCCGCctgatgtgtgagtgtctcATCGTTGTTACATGAACCATTCGAGGGTTGAGCATGTATTGAATCCTTTCTCGTTtctttcagtctgtctgtcacacCACTTCTCCTGGGTTCTGAGCTCCTCTTTCCCATGGGAATGTTTGTCCCTCCTCACTTCCATCCAACATACCCCAGGTACAGAGTAGAAAAATCACACTATATCATTATGATCATTTTACATTACAATACTCTTCCTAtcttttgtgtttctgaacAGAGCAATGAATTATGGTGTGTTGGGTTTCCTTATCGCCAAAGACATCCTCCACATGCTTCTGCCTGACAGTAAGAGAGGCCCACATTTGTTGTGTCAGTGTTACATTCATAGAAGTTACTATTTGAGACATAAAAACTGCATTCTCTACACTGAAATTGTAGATTGTTTACTCCAGTATCACCCCcatgtgtctgttgtgttgtagTTTACTCTCAGAGTGAGACGGTGCACGCTGTGGGGGAATGTGTGTGGACTCACTATCTCACTGTGACAGAAAAGGCGAGCAGAGGTGGAGCCTTTTCTCTGTCGTCAGCGCAGCGGCAGGAGGTGTGGGTGCAGTACTCTGCACTGCAGATAGCGTTGCAGGTGAGGAGCCATCTTCAGGcttcactctctgtgtgtgacaaCAACAGTGTGAAGCTCATGCATCCACATTATGTCCGCCCTCGTTCCTCAGGCTTATCACCAGAGTTTACAGAAACGTCCGGGGGACACGTCCATCTCAGGTCTCTCCCACACTCATCTGTTCCTCTCAGCTTTCTCTCAGGTAATAACTCTCTTTAAGGTTTTTATCTTTCCTTCTCTCAGCTACTGATTTTCAGGTCTTTTCATGTAATCTTTTCCAGGGTAACTGTGACTTTGACCCCTACCATGAGTTCATGCCCCTGGAGCCCTCCTTCTTGATTAAGGTCATTTGTGCCAGATCTCATCTGTGTCCCACAAGCCTTCAGTGTCCCAGTCAAACCCAGCAACACTCATTACAAACCTGCTGAAGACACTCCTCTGAAGACTGGTGGGACGTCTTGGTTTATATTGCTGAATATTCTGAATATCAAGTCCGACAAAATATTGACGTCCATGTGGGGCTGTAGAAATTACACTGTGGATGTTGGCAAACTGTTTATCCGCAGAAAGAACCAAAGAAACACTTGCCTCAGTTGTTTttaagatgtgtttgtgtgtcctgtCAATTCCACAAGCTGTTTAGttgtcatttaaataaaaagacacatgaaataaatattttcccCCTTTCACTTCTTTATTAAAGTAAAACTACAACAAGAATTccatataaatatttatataaatctcagaaaagacagaagatggAAGCTTCCTAACtgaatcataaaaacatcagcctcaggttgcCAGGAGCAACTGAAACTGTGTATTTGCTTTTTATGAGCTGggctgaaaatgtattttcttaatcatggttaatgttttttaatttgatgcaCAGGTTAAGTTGGGAAATCCATGGGTTTTATCTCAGTTTGATGTTTGCTTTATAACGTTTCCCTCTGAACTCTAATGAACTCATTATAAATCCAAATCACACACAATAGAATCATAAAGTTTAATGGAACTGTATTTAAAGCCATAGGTCCAGGAATCGGTTGCTACAACAGATAATGGTACAAAAACATTGAAAGGGATAATTGGGTACAAACGTTGATGTACGGTATATTACACATTGTTCATGTACACCaaactgaatgtatgtctgtCGTCCACGTGGCCTCACTGGTGAAACAGACATTCGGTGCCGTCATGTCCATTCTTAGTCCAGTGAAATAAATGTCCACATTCTGTCTCATCAGTAGTCCATGAACTGTTTGTCACAGGACCCCCCACACCTCCTCGAAGGCCGAGCACATCTTGGCACAGGTCAGCGCCGCAGAGAGCGGGTAGTTACTGATGGACACGGTCTTGTCTGTGTAGTCCGCCTTCACCTAAAGACAGACACAGGGATCAGCAACACAGACACTTGAAGCCTCGCGCGGTAAATCAGCCGCCGTGTAAAGCCGTCTCTTACCGCTCCGTGTGCAAATGCTCCGATCACCACCGCAGCGGGTCCCTCCGGCACCAGAGTCCGGGGGCAGATGGCATCTCCTGAAGAGAAGGAGGTGCAGATGCGAGGGCAGCCGGGAGGCAGGTGGTCGGACACCGGGTTTTTAATCATCCTCAGGAGCTTCTGTGGACCATCAGCCGCTCTGACACTCAgcttgtgcagcagctgaactgaGGGGGgagaagacagaagagagagatgaggagcagATGTGAGAAACGATGACATGTTCTATATATGCATTATTTATAAACTAAAACCGTACAACTGAGGAGGTAGTTTACCTATGAGGCCACAGAAGCGGGTGAAGGTTCTTGGGATGCGGGTCTGAGGGTTGATCTCTATTAAGGcgtttttctctgtgtggatGTAAACCTGCAGCAGGCCCGCCCTGTTCAGTGGACTGTCCATCAACATGAGCAGACACTGGTGAAAGGAAACAAGATCATTCATGttatttattaagttatttatactgtatctgtgaaaaaacaataatactATCTCTCAGGACATATCTTAAATAAAATGACCCTTTATCTGCCAAATTAATAATCACAGAATAATGTATTACAGTGACTGCAgcaacatgaaacacaaactaaacagAGCAAATGGAGACCCACTAAACAAGGTTAATATAAcaatcacaaaaatacaaatatgaaacTGTATTGTACTGTGAATATTATGCCTTTGGGGGTATTTAAATGACAGGTTATGATTTGTAGGCAGgcattattcatgtttttatgcgTTATGCTTTTAAAccagttattattaatatttttgatgCAAAGTGCATAACTGGACAAATACTGGGAGTTAAATTTCtatcaaaactaaataaaatgtccaTACACTGCATTGGTGCTTCTctaacacactcgcacacaaaaaCTAGGTCTgttttactggatattttctaTTAGGATTGTTTGAATCAGGTTATTGCAGAACTGTGGTTGAGGGAAGTACTGAATGGGACATGTTACAGTTGAAAAATGACCCTGAGAGTTAAATGAAACAGTTCACAGGATATTGTCACTTCCAGATGCAGTAACATGTTCCCAGTACCTGATGTGTGATGTCTGGTCTGATGTCTCCTGGATTTCTGCCACTTTTAACGATCATGTTTTTGTGCTGGTCACAGTTCAACAGCTCAAATGTTTTTCCCacctggaagaaaacaaacacacatgtcgATTGTCAATAACTTCACTTGTTGTAAACTAAATGAACGTGTGTTGATGGGGgggtttgcagcagcagcagcagacatgaCACCCACACACTAGCGGCGGACTCTTTACCTTCACCGTCTCCAGAGAGGCTCCCTCCAGGATCACCACCAGTCGCCTGTCGGACATTCGGTCGTGGAGGCTCCGGAGGTGTTTGGCCGGTTTCGGTTCATATTCGTCCAAATGTTCGAGGCCACGCTTCTTACTAACCGGGACCTCCATGATGCTTTCTCTCCACGCGTGACTGTCGCGGGCAGATTGCGTCAGGGCGGACGCGCGCGTTCACgagtacatttaaatatataaaatgtattttacttctATTCTCTGAAAGATTATTCATTTAGAGTTTATGGGCTGGAAAAATAGAGTTAAATCTGGTTTCAAGAGTTTTTGTTTCatgctattttatttattatcttttttttttttatttccttcaaaGAAGAATACTTCATACAcccattttatatttaataaaacacttAGAAATCAAACTacctttatttaatttattagtaTTCATTCATTAACTTCTAACTTTGATTGTAATTTTCTATTTACAATACTTTGTAATACTTCAACTGggatcaaacaaaaacaatgaggtATTAATTACTATCATTATCAATACTATACCTATTATTAATATTCCTTTGATTATCGTTCCGTGCTTCGTGTTTGTATTTTGACAAAATGctccacattaaaaaaaaataataataaacacaacaaaatacgTGTCTATTAAATGGTGCGTGCGCGTGCATGTGACAGTGTCGCCACCATCACTACGTCACTCGTGTGCGTCGGATGTTCCTCCACAACGTGCTGAAGGAAATTTCACGTGTGAACGTTTTAATCTTCCACCGAACAGACGGGAGTCGGATTGAAAGTCTCAGATCGGCTGGTGAGTTTGTGAATAAATGTCGCGGACGCTCAGAAGATAAAGACTCAGTCAGTGTGAATATACGAGATGTGACCAGCACATGCGGAGTTAGTCGCTGTGTAAATGCTCTTTGGTTCGTAATAACGTGTCTCTGCCACTGCGACGTGTCTGTAATGGTCATGTTGGAATTTATAAAGTGGGTCATTGTGTCTCCAGCAATAGATGATTATACCAATCTAATCCCATACTTTACCCTTAATTTACCTGAGATTTAACAAGAATATTCTAAGAAATATATGTTTGAAAATGTACTCACAACTGAGAGAGCTTTAACATCATGTTATGTTGGAACTGGTCAGATTTCTCTTAATCTACATTTTCTTACCAAAGTGCCCCAAGTATATCTGCGAAATTCCTGATCTAGCTTCCATGTGGCAACTTAAATGTATATGCAGATATTTTGATTAATTTAATCCTACATTCTGCCCACACAGCAGATCTTAGTCTGAAGAGAGGACAAGCTGTAGTATCTGCTCTTACACACTGAGCCACTGACATTTTGCAAAGCTCCTGAACAGATCCCTgtcatctgctgcttttcaggGAACCTGTGTAGCTCAGAGTCATGGGTCGGAAGTTGGATCCCACCACCTATGTGAAGAGAGGACCTGGGAGAAAATCCAGGAAACAGCAGGGAGCAGAGAATGAGTTGGCCAAGTTTATACCTGATGGTGAGTATTGTGACTATTCAGACTGCTTTTCTATTACACATGTATTCACTGTGGGAATATAATGGGccatgatatattttttttctcgttTGCAGAGGATACTGACCCAAAACGTCTGTCAAGTAGAGGCAGGAAAAGGTAAGAGGTTGACTGATCTCATAACATGAAACATCACTCTGTTTACAAATTGCTTAATCGTGTCGTCATTTTCCAGAGCTGCAAAGAGAGTCCAGAAGGTGAAAAAGCCTGAAGATGCTGCTGAGGAAAAGAGCAAGA
Above is a genomic segment from Hippoglossus stenolepis isolate QCI-W04-F060 chromosome 8, HSTE1.2, whole genome shotgun sequence containing:
- the kel gene encoding kell blood group glycoprotein, which gives rise to MQHARETQQDVPMLRMSETPIELELSIHPPTQPEVERGLQLPPPTQDPPETQHQTQLQPEVQLSESGPEHQPQAVSLWMKHRRLLLLLWEVSISAALLGLIYYIHQNQNRSSDQPSTVTPCLSPACQWASAQLSTSADPFKEPCDYFLFTCGSDRITQDSRGRHRGQGLPGHPQNQNGKSAWPERKGERSLREEKVMDRKTMLLQYLREILESNDTAGSSAVQKTKRFFHSCLDTRSIETAGVEPFLTLIQKLGGWAVSGQWNKTDFNSTLSLLMRDYATFPFFNLYVGKDPEEMAHGRNKRYIQIDQPDLLIPTEWNSKTQTSQTKAQTVRPFMATWLRYLALLGAPPNSDMMHVGMFMSLSSELAVRATPLQYRLSKGQLHQRMSIKELQIQAPAIDWLGCLRAAFHPLPLIEDDHVLLHNLPYVVHMSPIIGKWLNNYETSNSAPLQTYMVLNLLHTLMPAMDSRFAERVKNVSVGNADGTAPRWRRCVLETERGFDSVLTHLLSERTAHREAEEMIENIFSSFKSKLHKLKGTNQKSLQSVMTKVQSLIPRLWITSEISGDAELDLLFSTVSVSTPSFFSNYVQLLSLLQKRRRQLLSEPSEPPDVLSVTPLLLGSELLFPMGMFVPPHFHPTYPRAMNYGVLGFLIAKDILHMLLPDIYSQSETVHAVGECVWTHYLTVTEKASRGGAFSLSSAQRQEVWVQYSALQIALQAYHQSLQKRPGDTSISGLSHTHLFLSAFSQGNCDFDPYHEFMPLEPSFLIKVICARSHLCPTSLQCPSQTQQHSLQTC
- the emg1 gene encoding ribosomal RNA small subunit methyltransferase NEP1, with the translated sequence MEVPVSKKRGLEHLDEYEPKPAKHLRSLHDRMSDRRLVVILEGASLETVKVGKTFELLNCDQHKNMIVKSGRNPGDIRPDITHQCLLMLMDSPLNRAGLLQVYIHTEKNALIEINPQTRIPRTFTRFCGLIVQLLHKLSVRAADGPQKLLRMIKNPVSDHLPPGCPRICTSFSSGDAICPRTLVPEGPAAVVIGAFAHGAVKADYTDKTVSISNYPLSAALTCAKMCSAFEEVWGVL